The Chroicocephalus ridibundus chromosome 4, bChrRid1.1, whole genome shotgun sequence genome contains the following window.
TCTGGCCACACAGGCACGCAATGGAAGTTCAGGCATTCCAAGCACTCCGGAACGCTCTGCTTCCATTCATTCATTATAGATACAATTTATATCCTAGACCTGAATTAATAAGTGGATTTTGGTGACTTATTTAGCACGCTCATGTCTCTTTCTGCTCACAATTCGCGATTTCTCTCAAAATGTGATCAAATTATTTTGCTAAGTGCCTCGGCTTGTACTTGTGGTGAGGATTCCTACCTTCTCTTAATTTGTGATTTTCTACGGAGTGCTGCATCTGTTCCTTGCAGAAGGGCAAGTGGAGGAGCAGAAACACCCTTCCCTTGGTGTTGCCCATCATCCCCCAAACCCAAAATAGTGTTTCCCCCCTGCCAAGAAGCAGGCTGAAAGGATGCCTTTAGCCATGGAGGAGAAGAGGGCTATGGTGGGACATCCCCCTGGCTGCCCTACAGCCTCAACACCTTTAGGGGGTATTTTGATGGGGGCAGCGGGTCTCAGGGACGTGCGTGGACGTGGATTATTGTGGGGTGGGATGCAGGACACCAAACCACGGGAGAGCAGAGGCCTCATTCTGCTTCCCGGAGAACAGCTTGCTTAAAGGCTTGAGATCCAGATGGAGTGGGACGGGGAATGTCAGGGATTACATGCAAGTTAGACGCTTTCCTGGGGAGTCCCGTTGCTTCCTCCCGGCTGGTAGCAGCAGTAAATAAGCCATTGTTTGATGTGGGTGTTCTTCCAGGCTCGGACTGTTGCAATTCCTCAGATAAATTAACTGCCTCTGAACTCCTGGAACAGATAGGATGGATTTGGCTAACTTGTCTTAAtgttacttgttttgttttctgatgagtTGTTTTCGTGGTGCGAGCTTGTTCCAGCCCTACTGAAGTTACTGATCATCTGCCCAGTAGTTTCCTTGGACTTTGGACCACATCATAGTTGAAAATGAATGAACAGACCGTGTCATTTGGAAATGAGAATTTAGCTCTATTAGCAATGCTGGGCTGCGTGCGAGCGTAGTTTCCTGGTGTTTTGAGTTAGTGAATGTGACAAGACAATGCAGAGGGTGAAGGACCACAACATTTTATTCAGAAGCAGCGAAATGCAGGATCGGGTGTCAGGCTCCATCTCTTGTGGAATAAAAGTTGGAAGGTATTCCAAATGTGTCTGGAAAATACTCTAGACACGTGCTTGGGTACTGTCTGGTGATAGATCTCTGTACATCACCGCCAGCGTAATGCCACTGTAAGTAGCCGTATGCCACCAGGACCGTGGTGAGGAGCGGAGAAGCCACCCACAACTGCTGCTCAACCACACCTGAGGCGGGGGTGAACAGCCCACAGCAGCAAAGGGATGCGGAAACCGTTCCTCTGAGCTATTTTTAGTTCTGATGCTGAAGCCAGGAAACTGCTTTGTAGTGCCCAAGATCCCTGCCTGCTTTGAAGGAGGCTTTGAGAGAACCAGGCTCAACCCGGGTGCTCAAGCACGGGGTCTTCCTCTCTCTGAACGTCAAACCTCCGCGGGCAGCAGCAGACGGAGCTCCTGTCCAGCCCTGCCTTCACGTGCCCTTTCCGCCTCCTTTCAGTTTGTATTCTGAGGCCAAATTTTCAGTTGTAACAACTCCATCGGCAAATGCTCGGgctctttctttccctggcaGACCTCGCGTGACCGAGCCAAGTGCCACTGCCCAACCTGGCCCCGAGATTTTGGTGCGCCGTGTCGCACGCCATCTCCTTTTTACCACATTAATCGCTGCTCGTTTGAAGGCATAATAACCTTCATTTTGCAATGAATAGTTTGACATTCCAGGAGGAAAGCTTATTGTACGCTAACGATCTGTTATATGGCCTCTCAGTTTATTATGGTATGtaatggcaaataaaataaaaattaaatattgtgtGTACTTCTCAGCCAATTTAAATACTTGAGTATCTTGGATGTTATATCTTCTCAGCTATTGAATAGTGCTGTAATCTGCATTAAGAAATAGCTCCCTATAGATCCTATATAGATTTATATAGACATATAAATCCTATATAGATTTAGAAACAgctccctgtatttttttcttttttaaccaagCTGGTTTTCCTTGGAAGAAATGCCAcctaggaattaaaaaaaaaatgcagaatttattCAAGAAGGACAGTTTCTCTTCCTACCTTTCTTGGCTTCGTTATTTATCTGCCCTGTGAAAATAACCGAGCCTCAACTGAGTCATGTTATGTTATTTGGAGAGCACTTTTGAGATGCTTGTCGGGAAGATGCATCACAGCTGGAAAATAGTGTGTGTTCATTACAAGGAAAGTCCTTGCAGAGCAGAACTGAGTCACTTCGGTCAGTTTGTTGTTTATAGGCAGATTTACTGAATTGCAGCGGCTTTTTACATAAGGAAAATGTGCCTGTCGGAGTTCTTGTAGTGGAGAATACAATGAACTACATGAACTCGATTCAGCCCTTAGGTAGATTTCCAGGGCTGCACCTTCCATAAAgtagggctgtgctgcagccgCTGCCTGGATTTTGGCCAGTTGGTGCTCACTCTCTGAAATCCTGTAGTCTGAGGGTCCTCTGCAAGACTTGGTGACCAGTGTCATGACCGTGAGGTTCATTTCACCCCTTCTAATCAGGTACATAAAGTGTCTGTAGGCAAATACCCACCAGCAAAGGCAGCTGGACCCGAGCAATGCTGGTGTATGCAGTGGTAGCATCCCAGGGCTGGGTGCACTGCGCCGTACGAAGGATGGGtgtccttctcctctcctgcacTTTCTCATCCCGCTCCTTCCAACCTATAAATCACATCTGTGTTTGAGGCGCATGTCTGGATTGTCAGATGACAAGGTATCGAAGTCACAGGCTTTCACCCCGCCaacctttcctcttttctcctcagcCTGGAAATGCAAGGCCTGGATCTTCTTAGCTAACTCCTCAGTTTCACTGCCACGCTATGGTGAATCTGCTCATTATTTCATAGTTAAAGTCAGAGCATCCAAGATAGAAAAGTCTCTTTTCCCCCAGTACAATCTGCTAGAGCGATGTAGCAAGATATATGTCATCACTGGTTTTCTTGTGTTGCCGCCGTGGTTGGAATAAATGAGTAACAGGATGAGGAAGCCAGCTTTCACCAGGAATACTGAAGATAATTTCTGTGAATGCTGAGATAAACCCCATTTCTCAGATCTTTTCCTCTGTTAATGTATCTTCAGAATAAACCACAACATATGTTGTAATTAAGGTGAAATTTCTCCAATTAGTATTGCTGCTCAGCTGTTTCAAATCTGCTCCAAGAAATGGCTTgaggctttttctctctctccctctagGAATGTTCCCCATATGCAGCTCACTTGTACGACGCCGAGGATCCCTCCACCCCCGTGCGGACAATACCGGGACTTTGCCAAGACTATTGCTTGCAAGTGTGGCAAAAATGCCGCTCCATTTTTCGCTATCTCTCTGCAGACCAAGAGTTGATTGCACTGGAGAATAACATGGCAAAATTCTGCCACTACCTGTCCTTGGAGGACACAGACTACTGTTTTCCACATCTGCTGGCTAACCAGAACCTTAACCAGAACCTGGGGCTGGTGACCGCCGACGCAGAGGGctgtctccagctctgcctcGTGGAGGTCGCCAACGGGCTGCGCAATCCCGTTGCGATGGTGCACGCCAACGATGGTACCCACAGGTTCTTCATTGCGGAGCAGGTTGGCCTGGTGTGGACCTACCTCCCCGATCGATCCAGGCTCgaaaagccatttctgaacaTCAGCGAAGCCGTGCTTACCTCACCTTGGGAAGGAGACGAGAGAGGTTTTCTAGGTATTGTCTTCCATCCTAAATTCAAATTTACTGGTAAAGTGTATGTCTACTATTCAGTTGAAGTTCGTTATGAAGAGAGAATCCGAATCAGTGAGTTCAGAATTTCTCCTGCTGACATGAATGCTTTGGACCATGGTTCTGAAAGGTATTGTACATACGTTTCTCTGGCAAATGTATTTAAGATCTCCAAGGGCAGCTTGTGCATTTTTAAAGGCTATTAATGAATGAGGCTTATTATGTTTAATATTGTTCTCGCATTCCAGCGTGGTGGCAAGTTTGTCCAAGTCCATGTCTAGCATATTGAGATAGGGAATATGCCTGTCCTCTGTGGATGAACTGCAAGGATGAATCTTCTGACATTTCTCAGTTCTGGTATGTCAGAAGATTTAACTGAACATTGATTAAACATTATTTACAGTTagtatgttggggttttgttttttggttgcgctttttttttttttttggtattgtaatGATTACCCTTTAAAATAGACGTCTGCAAAGCAGGAGTGAAATTCATTGCAAACCCAAAGGTTTCCAAAATCAGTGTAAAAAAACTCAGAGATACCAAGCCAGAGATGGATTTGGCCCCACATTTCTTTATATGAATGACAGCTCAACCCTGTGATATTACACatttaatatgaaattaaataaaccaCTGTGCTGTTACTGAGTGCATTTGGATTGAAAATTTCATATTGTTTTAGTCTCATCCTGCAGTTGATCCACATTACTATGGACAGATGACAAGAGGTTTGTTTGTGGCATCAGTCTATAGATTTATAACCTGTTGCAGAACGACGTAATAGAACCACTGTTATAAGAGACACTTGAATATAATTAATGTtaagatttttgctttgtttacatGGGTTATATTAGGGGCTTTCCAAATACTCAGCAGGGGACGATTCTAGCTCAGAAATGCACGTAGCCTAATGGAAGAAAGGGGATGCTGGTTTATAAAGCAATTAGAGCAATTCAGTGTAATGAGCACTGTCGGTACAGGTACAGGGAACTGAAACGTGGTCCTCAGGAGAGCCAGACCGGAGCTTAACCCTGCAGATGTCGGGGCCCATGAGCTGTCTTGTTTAAAAAGCCTCAGGCTCTATGTTTGTAACATTTTCTGTGCTCATTCAGCTGATGGTTAGTGCGGCGAaagcttaagaaaacaaaattgtggTCCTGTCGTGCTTGTGTAGGCACGGGTCCCGCTGACTTCATCCGGAGTTGCTGCCCAAGGGGCAGCTCAGGCCGGCACGGGCTCTGCATTGCCTTAGCAGgaggctgtctgtctgtctgtccgtccgtctgcAGATTTTTGCtcagtgtgtttttgttttcttccatcttctttgTGAGGTTGAGGAGGGTGGAGTCTTAGGGTCACCTTATCCCAGAGGTGACGGAATAATCACGTAGTTGTGTTCCTTCCCACAATTTACAATCTGATTGCAAACTATCAGtactttccaaagggaaaaaaactcgCTAAAAAATGAGGTGGTGTAAGTGATTGCTATCATTTGGGTTTTGCAGCTATTAAGAGCCGCTGTCAGCATGAAATCTGGACTTTGTTTCAAGCTGGAGCGAAATAAACTTCAATTATTATACCTGGGAACATCCACTGCATGTATTTGTGGCTTTACCTTTCTATAAAGTTATACTTTTATATATTTCACCCTTTTCTTACTATGAAAGGGATGCCAGGTGcgtaaaataaacagataaaagtAAGAGTTaggttttaaaattaaggtaAAGGTTGTTGGTACTGCTTTGAATAACTGttgtaaaaatgcaaatttgttgGTGGGGCTGCTTTTAACCCCTCTTAAAGCTCATAAAGTCCTGTGTATGTAATTGTCATTTAAGGCTTCTTCTCTCTTTAAGAATTTAACTATTAGTTAATGTTTGAAAAGTTTTGCATTCGCCTCGAACGCGCCTGGCAGGATTGTGCCGAGTGCGGTACAGATGCACAGATGGACTGGAGTCCTTTCTCTTGCAGTTTACAGTAAGATTTAAGCCGAGatgccttttcttaaaaaaaaaataaaaccaataataataaaaaaagaagtttaacaaggaggaagaaagaatCAGAGGAAAAGTATAATTAATTAAAAGTATATTCTGTCATGTGATTTCCCAGATTTTCCTTATTACACAATGTGGTGTTTCTGTAATCTGGGAAATATGTTGGAATTATTTAAGGTTAGAAAATCAGCTGTGCCTAAGGAAAATTCAGTAACGTGGACTTGCATCAGATCTGATCTGTAGCCGTTTCCATGTGTTAAAGGCAACTTTGGAGTGTTGTTGCTCTGCCCTTTGCGTAGGGCTTGTGCAGTGGGTAACGCCTCCCTTTTTTTGCTCAGGATAATCCTGGAAATAGAAGAACCCGCTTCCAACCATAACGGAGGGCAGCTGCTCTTTGGAGATGATGGCTATCTCTATATATTTACTGGAGACGGAGGCATGGCTGGGGATCCTTTCGGGACCTTTGGTAACGCCCAGAACAAGTGAGAGCCCCTAAAACCTTGTGTGCGCCGGGTGTCCCTCTCCTGTCGCCCTTGGGTTGAGAAGAGAAACCGGGGGAGGTAAATCGGGATGGATTTTCTCTCTCAGGTTTACTTTTTCCCTAACACCCGCACTGATGCCTGTGCACACACGtgggtatatatatatagacCTCCCGTGTAACTCCAGTTTTCTGAGGGGAGGTTATCAAGGTGTGTCTTTCTTCCCTGTGAGCAGCGATGGCTCCCTGAGCCTTCCAGCTGTCCGCTCGGAGCACGGTGTTCTGCAAGTAGAAGGCAGGGTTCCATGACGTGGGAAGAGCGGACCCATCCCTATGGGAGCTCCAAGCCACCAGCTTGCATCCGCAGGGCAGCTAGTGGTGGGAAGTCAGTGCCACCTGAAGGCTGTTTGGTGGCCTGGGACACATGAAATGGTCTTGAAATGGTTGGTTTTTTCAGAGATATTGGAAGACTTGTCTTTTCCAAACCAGAAAGAATTAAACCCTTGGCtttccaaaatcatagaatgtgttgggttggaagggacctttaaaggtcatctagtccaacccccctgcagtaagcagggacacctttaactagatcaggttgctcagagcctcatcaagcctggccttgaatgtctccagggatggggcctccaccacctctctgggcaacctttctGATGTTTAACCAAGgtctagttttatttcttttttttccccttctgtcctTTCTTCTCCCAATACAGATCAACCCTGCTGGGCAAAGTGCTGCGGATCGATGTGAACAACAACGACCGGGGCCCTCTGTACCGAATCCCTCCCGACAACCCCTTTCTCAATGACCCCAAGGCTCGCCCCGAAGTCTATGCCTACGGAGTGAGGAATATGTGGCGCTGCTCTTTCGACAGGGGAGAGCCTCAAACCAAGGAAGGGAAAGGGCGTCTCTTCTGCGGGGACGTGGGGCAgaataaatatgaagaaatcGACATAGtcgagaaagggaaaaattatggCTGGAGGGCAAGGGAAGGATTCAGCTGCTACGATAAAAAGCTTTGCGCCAATTCGTCAATGGGTAAATAGATGTTCTCTCTAAATTACCTGCCTGTGCAGTTTTCTGTGCCATCATTTTTAATTCCTGCCTTCAGAGCCTGGCTGCTTGGTGGAAAACACACATTTCTGAGATGTAAATCTAGGCAGTCTCAGTCTAGAAGGGAGCTGACTTGGGGATAAATATTGAAAGTCCAAATGTTGCCATTTTTGAATTAGGTAAATGAAACACGCTAGCTGGTGTTTTTCTAGGCAATCTGTATTGTTAGTCAAATTGCTTGGTGATTCTGGGATTTAGGGGGACAGTTTCATCTTTTCCACGTAAAATAAGATTTCCTGCAGTAGCGAGAAAGATATGGAGCCATTGTATTTTTCTCCATAACTCACAAGTAGCGTCcttatttaaaaaagagaaggaaacatatTGTGTAAGCTGGCCAACCTATGTGCAGACTGCCTGCTTTCCAGGTAGATGAATgtgcagtgtatttttctttcttttagttatGCCAAAATCAAAACCCttcgtatttttattttttttaaacttttcaaacCTGGATTGAGAGTATTTGCTGGCTGGCTAAATTACAGTGTGTTGCGTTGCGAGCTCTTAGGCGGACCACATCTTGTTCCAGAGCATCTCCCCAGAGATCCAGGGGGGCAGTGGGCTGGCACTGATTTGCACTAGCTGaaattctgatcttttttctcttctatgtgcTATGTGTTGTTGTTTAACTTCCTTCCTTTTATTAACTTAGCTTAGCTTCCTTCCTTTTATTAACTTAGCTACAAGCACAGTGGTAGCGATTAAGTGTTTTTTATAAACTTTGGAGAGCAGGCAGCAGTTTTTTCGCACCCCCTTTGCTGAAGCAGTTGTCAGAGAGCCCGTTTAGCGCTCTCCCGTACGACAGCACCTGCGTGAGCATTCCTGGCAAGCGCTTTGCTGAGGTCTCCGGGGATTCAGAACAATTTCTGATGCCTTTGGAGACCCTTTGGTTAGAACAGTGAAATGTCACAGCCCCTTTTTCAATGGTAAGTGCAGCTGGTGTAGAAAACAGCTGCTTTAGATGAAATGCCCTCGGTGCGAGTTCCTCGCTGGCGGAGCTGCTGGCTTTGCTGCTTGAGGGATCTGCTACACAGGCAGGGAgaaaggctgtgaggaagaggaaggggtgGATACCAGGAGGAGATACCTCTAACCCAAGAGCTGcaaaagaaaggggaggaagcCTCCAATAGAGACCCTCAAAATAAGGGCATTTCCCTCTGTTTTGGTTCTGTCTTGTGTTTTAACTTGCATTTTACAATGAATGTGCCAGAACTACGTCTTGCCTGTGCCGTCCCATAAATATTTGATGGCCCATTCAGGTTAAGCTCCCCTGTCtcagagaaacagagaagctATCTGGGCTGACATCTGACATAGCTTTTCATCGGTGCCTGCAGTCTGGAGTTAATccgtctcttttttttcttccgctTTCACCACCGAAACAAAGCGTCGGGCCAACATCTCCTGCGTGGATGCAGTGACTCTTAGGAGTAACCTGCAAATCCGTAGCAAAACCAGCCAGGCTGTGTAGGAATGGGCCAGAAGCGGCACTCGCAGAGCTGGGGTGAGGTGAAGGGCTCCCTGAAAACGTGAAAAACCAAACTAAATATGACTCCGTTGGCACTTCATTCAATTAGAAGATGCTCAGGCAAACCTGACTGTACGGTGTTAGTCTCAGAACTATCTAGATAAGCAGCTCTTCCACGgcaagtgttaaaaaaaaaggcaagtcacAGATCTTTTCTCCCCTACAGATGATGTGCTTCCAATTTACGCGTATCCACACAAAATGGGGAAGTCTGTTACGGGAGGCTACGTCTATCGGGGCTGCGAGTCTCCAAACTTGAATGGCCTGTACATATTTGGTGATTTTATGAGTGGGTAAGTGAACAGTTACCTGGACCCCCAGTAGGACCCAGTGCTATGGTGCCCGCCGGTGAGTGCTCCTGCAGTCTGGCAGCTGAGGGGGGGCTGCTGGTTGCAAACACTGCCCAAAGCCTGATTGCTCCTTACAGGGGGCTCACGTGGCACCTTCTGCATAACCTTTATCCCATGGTGCTGTGCAGGAATGCAGGATCTTTGCCTTCCAGCAGCCCTCCGTGTTGCTAATTCACATCATGCCGATAAAAATAAAGGGGCAATGATACGATGTTGATTTAAAGCCCTGGAAGTGGTGTAAAAAAGCATGTGAatgcatcctaaaaaaaaataaaattgctctgaTGCAATgtttccagaaagaaagaaaaaacataatacTGTCCAGCAGTGAGTCTGCTGCAAACCTGTGACGAGGCAGGCGTGAGACTGCCTTATTTTCCCCAAGGTCCCCCTCAGTCTGACATCCCTTAAACCCTCCCACAGAATTTTTTCTCATGCTTGTGTTGCCCTGAAAGACAAGGTGTTGCAGCGGTGTATAATATATCTGTTTTAATATTAACAGTCTTTCATTTCTTGGAGGAGCTACGGTTCCTATAGTAGCTAATGCAGGTAGGAAGCACTAAACATCCTTTCAAGTGTCTCGATTAATGTTAATAAATCATCTTCTTGGTTGCGTAGTGCAAGTGTTCTTTTGCCTTGCAGACGCTTGATGTCTTTGAAGGAGGATCGCGCTACCGGAGAATGGCAATACAGTGAAATCTGCATGGGATCGGGACAAACGTGCATGTTCCCTGGGCTTATCAATAACTATTATCAATACATCATCTCCTTTGCTGAAGATGAAGCAGGTAATCTTTCAACTTTGCAATGGCGTTGAATGGCATGCTTGCGGTTTCTCTTTGGAGTAAAAGACCCGGGAACAGGTCAGAGAGGGCTCCTGGGAGGCAgcgggtggggggaggcagagcacCAGTCTGGCAGTGGGTGAGATTCCCAGCATCTCCCACGTATCAAACCAAAATTACAAGCCTGATTTTGAGGCCAGCGTGCCACGCAGTGCCTGCAGGCGGGAATAGGGTAGGCAGTTCCCTGCGGGACCGAGCCTGGGAGTGCCATGGGtgctgctgcccacgcttctgcACTCCGGAGGgatgggggacagcggggggggacacacagtgaAGCACAGCTTAGAAGAGAAACCTCCTCCTTCACCGTGCCATGGCATGGGGAATGCAGGCCCTGAGGCGCTGAGAAGCCCATACCCAAGTGAGAGCAAGTCTGTGTTCTTGGCTAGTCAAGAAGGGTGTTGACGTTATTAATGGATACAGGAAAACAGATGTAGTGAACAGTAATTATGAACCGACTCAGCCTGGCCTGGAATATGTGTACCTCTTGGGGTGAAGCAGAATGAAAGCCCTACGCTATGTCTCGAGTGAGGCATTGGCAAGAGGCTGCTTAAGTCCATGTTTTCTTAGTGCCAGCTGGGATTTTGCCTTGCATAAGGATGCAGTCTCCGTGGAGCTTTGCCTGGCTGTGTTTTTAAGACTGGAGACATTTTGCTTTCTAGGAGGGAACTGCTGCGATTTGAAAAGGAGGAAATAGAGACTCCCAGGGTGAAAGCTGGTGGTCGCTTCCTTTGTTCATACAAGGGTATGGGTTAAttgcagagcctgcagcccctggatggggatggggatggggagagggtggCCCATGCGATGTTTAATCCCATTGCCGAGCAGCCTCGTGTGTGACTCGGCAACGCAGGAGTTTGTGTTTGTGTCCTGGCTCGTGGTCACAAGCAGCCGCTTCCAGAATGCCCCAGTTTTTAAATGTCCGCTTTTCCTGCAGATTAGGTCGGCTGTGGATGTCGCGTGTGTGCATTGCGTATCACATACATGCAAATTTTATCACGTAAATGCAAATCATCCAAATCGAGTATTAGCTTGAAAGTTTGACTTGGGAATTTTATCTGTTTTTGCAgttaaaatccattttctttaatGGTTAACATCCATGGAAGGTAGAGCTGTTTCGCAGTGCTGCGGTGAGAAGGATATCTTACCCTAAAATCAGAATAGCGTAGTTTAAATCGGCTTTATGCCCAGGCAGAGGGCTGCTTAGTGCAGTACCAAGCTGTTTTCATCGCAGCCCTTGCTCATGGCCCTGGCGAGCACCATCTCCCTGGTCCTGTGGCTCTGGGCAGGGTCTGTGCAAAGCTGAGGGGGGTGAAACGTCGCTGCCCTTCTGCCCCGTGCCTTTCACAGACACTGTGCACAGTATAATAGAGCTGGGTGGAAATTGCcttgtgtttgttttattataaCGGAAAGAAATCCGTTGATAGCAGTTTGGTGAGTTTTCTTTATCTGCAGCGCACACTCTTCTCTTGCACCTTTTTGCTGTGCTGGGAATCTCATTTTTTACAAGTTTATCACACGGTTTATTTTAAGAAGCTTTCCTTCACggaaagaaaagttttttggGGTTGTTGCTCTGATGAATGTTAATCAGGCTGGTGCGGTGAGTGTGTTTATGTGGCGGGGACACCGACATTTTTGGCTCATGGCACAGCTGTTACAAAGCCATCAGCCCCCTTCCATGGCAGCTGAGGTACGGGGGACACCCCAGGCACAGTGGGGCGCCCGTGTGACACAGCCTGTGTGCTTCCCCGCCAGCAGGCATTCACAGTTCTGCCTGCTGATTTCTGGGAAAGAGGGGTGGGATGTGAAGCACCCATGACCACACAGCAGTGCCAGCTGTTTCCCATCCCTGGTTTGGACCAAGGCTGAATCTGGCCTGTGGTTAATGGAGCCCGccagaaaaaaggaataaaaaaggcCAGGGGTGGCTGGTTTCTGCCCTGGGAGCATCCAGAGGAGCTCGGGCTGTGGCAgcacaggggagcagggaggaggagggaggctcaGCAGCCACTGACTGCCCACATCTTCCTTTGCTCCCTCTgacctctccccttcctcccccccttcctATAGGATGCCCAAAGGAATCTGCCCTACTCACTAAGCAAGTCTCCgtggcctttttctttctttctttttttttgaaatattgcaaatttattttttctctccaacACTTTCCATTGCACCGCTCAAGCACTTGAGCtggcaaaagagaaaggagagcgCTGGAGGGACTGCTTATCCCAGCCTCCCCTGCACAACAGAGAGAGAGGGATGGAAATGCAGTTAAGAGAAAATACGTCAAGTAAACGGTGATGGAAAATGTTTGGCTGAAGGTCGAGCCCTACCCATGTGACCTGACCGAGCTGTGACAAACCAGATGCCTTTCTCATGAGGCACATCTCGCTTTGTGAGTGGGCTagagaaagcaacagcaaaatcGTGTTCTGTAATTCA
Protein-coding sequences here:
- the HHIPL1 gene encoding HHIP-like protein 1, which produces MRALRGARAALALLLAAALAPGPARPHPQCLDFKPPFRPPRGLAFCRRYTDFGCCDPRRDRALLQRFYRLSARLDADAYAACAGHLQDLLCQECSPYAAHLYDAEDPSTPVRTIPGLCQDYCLQVWQKCRSIFRYLSADQELIALENNMAKFCHYLSLEDTDYCFPHLLANQNLNQNLGLVTADAEGCLQLCLVEVANGLRNPVAMVHANDGTHRFFIAEQVGLVWTYLPDRSRLEKPFLNISEAVLTSPWEGDERGFLGIVFHPKFKFTGKVYVYYSVEVRYEERIRISEFRISPADMNALDHGSERIILEIEEPASNHNGGQLLFGDDGYLYIFTGDGGMAGDPFGTFGNAQNKSTLLGKVLRIDVNNNDRGPLYRIPPDNPFLNDPKARPEVYAYGVRNMWRCSFDRGEPQTKEGKGRLFCGDVGQNKYEEIDIVEKGKNYGWRAREGFSCYDKKLCANSSMDDVLPIYAYPHKMGKSVTGGYVYRGCESPNLNGLYIFGDFMSGRLMSLKEDRATGEWQYSEICMGSGQTCMFPGLINNYYQYIISFAEDEAGELYFMSTGVPSATAPHGVVYKVVDTSRRAPPGKCRVEPSPVKVKSKRIQFVPKEKLIVKTPTPRPRLKATTEVPQGGRRDPDTSRAPAVDWVDQAPPPPGNRSRMHTTAAPSGRAHKPRKGGERRGQRRKKKPPSTAPPLRNGAVRLMDKRGRGRSWGRVEIYIDGEWGTVCDDGWSSPAAAVVCRQLGFPYVVRASKKAEFGEGTSLRILLDDVQCSGQEKTLLECDHADVGTHNCSHEEDAGVVCSREEVADW